Proteins co-encoded in one Melanotaenia boesemani isolate fMelBoe1 chromosome 23, fMelBoe1.pri, whole genome shotgun sequence genomic window:
- the LOC121634549 gene encoding uncharacterized protein LOC121634549, with the protein MRATVIDHVIVHGMTMTEAGQRVQPNLSRFSVGTIIRAFREHNRVERLPFAGGRASRFTPAQEVLIVDMVRENNVIRLREIRERIIGDNLNFPTIDNVSLTTIDRVLKRQRVRMKQAYRVPFERNSGRIKHLRHQYVQRMFQLESMARPHEFIFVDEAGFNLTKRRRRGRNIIGQRAIVDVPGQRGGNITLCAAMSSRGLLHRHAELGAYNTERLLTFLGELRDVLHDNDHLNARPADHHDQQIPGPADLPIYVILWDNVGFHLSIQVREWFNINQQFINVCLPPYSPFLNPIEEFFSAWRWKVYDRQPYTRENLLRAMDLACDDVAVEAFQGWVRHARAFFPRCLAMDNIACDVDEVLWPDPARRRDASP; encoded by the exons ATGAGAGCAACAGTCATTGACCACGTCATTGTCCACGGCATGACAATGACCGAAGCGGGACAACGAGTCCAACCAAACCTCAGCAGATTCTCAGTGGGCACCATTATTCGGGCCTTCAGAGAACACAACAG AGTTGAAAGATTGCCATTTGCAGGTGGGAGGGCTTCCAGATTCACACCAGCCCAAGAGGTCCTCATTGTGGATATGGTTCGGGAGAACAATGTGATCAGACTACGGGAGATACGGGAGAGGATCATTGGTGACAATTTGAACTTTCCGACCATTGACAATGTCAGCCTGACAACCATAGACAGAGTCCTCAAGCGCCAGAGAGTAAGAATGAAGCAGGCCTATAGGGTACCCTTTGAGCGCAACTCTGGAAGAATAAAACACCTCCGTCACCAGTATGTGCAA AGGATGTTCCAGTTGGAGTCCATGGCCAGACcccatgaatttatatttgtggATGAGGCTGGCTTCAACCTcacaaaaaggaggaggagaggccgTAACATCATAGGACAGAGAGCTATCGTTGATGTGCCCGGCCAACGTGGAggaaacatcactctctgcgcTGCCATGAGTTCTAGAGGGCTTCTCCACCGGCATGCTGAACTTGGTGCCTACAACACTGAGCGTCTCCTCACCTTCCTAGGAGAGCTCAGAGATGTTTTGCATGACAATGACCACCTGAATGCTCGGCCAGCAGATCACCACGACCAGCAGATTCCTGGGCCAGCTGATCTTCCCATATACGTCATCCTCTGGGACAATGTTGGCTTCCATCTCAGCATCCAGGTCAGAGAGTGGTTTAACATCAATCAGCAATTCATTAATGTGTGTCTGCCACCCTACTCTCCGTTCCTAAACCCAATAGAGGAGTTCTTCTCAGCATGGCGGTGGAAGGTCTATGACCGCCAACCTTACACTAGAGAGAACCTTCTCAGGGCTATGGACCTGGCCTGTGAtgatgtggctgtggaggcgTTCCAAGGCTGGGTGCGGCATGCCAGGGCATTCTTCCCACGTTGTTTGGCTATGGACAATATTGCCTGTGACGTTGATGAGGTCCTGTGGCCCGACCCAGCCCGACGACGTGATGCCTCTCCATGA